Genomic segment of Chitinophaga varians:
CCGGTACAATGATGTGCATCAGGCTATCAGCAATCCCTATGAAAAAAGCAGCATCGAGCATTTGCTGTATATGAAAAACTGGATCGACACTGTACAATGGCATCTGGAAGATATTATCCGTGATCCGCAGATCAACCCCGTAGAGGCGCTGGAAATCAAGCGGTGGATTGACCGTTCCAACCAGGAACGCACCGATGTGGTAGAGTATATTGACAGTTATTTCCTGGAGCAGTATAAAGACATTAAACCAGCCGCAGATGCGGTTATCAATACAGAGAGCCCGGCGTGGGCGATAGACCGCTTGTCTATCCTGGCATTGAAAATATATCATATGCAGGAAGAGGCCACCCGTGCTGACGCCACACCGGAGCATCGCGAGGCATGTCAGCGTAAGCTGAACATCCTGCTGGAACAGCGCACAGACCTGAGCACTGCGATAGAAACGCTGCTGGCAGACATTGCAGCAGGCAGAAAGTACATGAAAGTGTACAAGCAGATGAAGATGTATAACGATCCTTCACTGAACCCTGTGTTATACAAGGGGGAAAAATAACCGGCTTCCTTGGCAATTACTACCACTATACTGGTCACCCGTTTATCCGCCCTTGGAGACGTAGCGATGACCATACCGGTCATGAAACAGGTACTGGATGAAAATCCGCAGGTACAGATCATTTTTGTGACCAACAAAAACTGGGGTGCCCTGTGTGCAGGGATTCCGCGGCTGGTATTTTTTCCGGCCGATGTAAAGGGAGCGCATAAAGGCGTGCCCGGATTGTACCGGCTGTTCCGCAGTATCAGCCGCCAGTACCGGATTGATGCCGTAGCTGACCTGCATAATGTGCTGCGGTCGCGGATCGTGCGTACTTTTTTCCGCCTGACAGGCAAGCCGGTAGCGGCTATCGACAAGGGGCGTGCAGGTAAAAAAGCGCTTACCAGGAAGGAAAACAAGATTTTAGAGCCACAAACCAGCACTATAGAGCGTTATGCGATCGTTTTCCGGCAGCTGGGCCTGCATTGTACAATGGGCACACAACCGGTATTTGCGCCACAGCCGCTTCCGGAGCGGGTATTGGCTGTTACCGGCGTCAAAGACGCCCGGTCATGGATAGGACTGGCACCCTTTGCCACCTACCGGGAGAAAATGTACCCGCTGGCCAAAATGGAAATGGCGCTGGCAGCCCTGGTTAAAGGCGGGACCTGCCGCGTATTGCTTTTTGGCGGCGGCAAGGCAGAAGTGGAGCAGCTGAATGAGCTGGCGGCACGTTATCCACAGGCTATGTCCGTTGCCGGCTGTTTTACGCTGGAAGAGGAACTGGCGCTTATCAGCCAGCTGGATTTGATGATCAGCATGGATTCTGCCAATATGCATCTGGCCTCCCTGTATGGGGTGAAAGTGGTTTCCGTATGGGGCGCTACCCATCCATATGCCGGTTTTATGGGCTATGGACAGTCTGAGCAGCATGCTGTACAGATCACAGATCTGACTTGCCGGCCGTGTTCTGTTTTTGGCAATAAACCCTGCTTCAGAGGCGATCATGCCTGCATGGAATGGATCAAGCCGGAACAAATAACAGAAAAAGTAATAGGTCTTATCCGTTAAGAAGCTTTACCACATTGGATTTAGAAGGATATTTTAAAAATATTGCAAGTTTTTTTTGCAGAAATAAAAAAAGTTATACTTTTGCCATCCCAAACAACGGAGTGATTGCCCAATAGTATAATGGTAGTACGACAGATTTTGGTTCTGTTTGTCTTGGTTCGAATCCAGGTTGGGCAACAAAAAACGAGAAAACCCGCTCATTGAGCGGGTTTTCTCGTTTTTGCATTATAGTTGATATGTCTGACTGTTTTTATTCTCTTTTTCAATTTGCCGGTCTCCCCATTGTCTGAGATATTCTATAAAAGGAATTAACTCTCTCCCTGTTTCTGTCAATGAATATTCTACTTTGGGAGGTACTTCGTGATAGACTTTTCTATTGATTAAATTGTCCGTTTCCAATTCCCGTAAAGTCTGCGTCAGCATCTTTGTGGTAACATCACAAAGTATCCGTTTGAGCGCGCCATAGCGTAATGTCTTATGTTCATGCAAATACCAGAGTATCCTGCCCTTATATTTTCCTCCTATGCGCCTGAAAGCATAATCAACTGAACAAGTCGGCTGACAGGTTTCTGATTTATTTTCCATACAACTAGTTCATTATCAGTAATAGATTCTTTTTGGATACTAAGATACAAAAAAGTACATACTTGCCTTGAAGGTACTAGTCCTATACTTTTGCTTCAAACATTTAAATCACTAGAATATGGAACTGAAACTAAAAAGCAAGGTAATTATTGTCACCGGCGCATCGAAAGGAATTGGGGCAGGAATAGCCAAAGAACTGGCTGCTGCAGGAGCCAGTGTTGTGGTCAATTATGTATCGAACGAAACTGATGCTGGTACAGTTGTAGATTTCATCCGGTCAAAAGGCGGGGTGGCAGTGGCCATCCGGGCGGACGTATCAAAGCAAAAGGACGTTCAACAGTTGTTCAGGCAAGCGATGAATGAATTTGGAAAAATAGACGGCGTAGTGAATAATGCAGGGGTTTATGCTTTTAGCAGCATAGAAGACATAACGGAGGATGTGTTCCGTCGGCAGTTCGATATTAATGTTCTGGGAACGATACTGACTGTTCGGGAATCGCTGAAGTATTTTAAGGATGGAGGTAATATCATCAACATAGGTTCTATGGGAACAAGGAATTTTGATGCCGGTACGGCCGTTTACACCGCCACCAAAGGAGCGGTAGATGCGCTGACCAGCGTGTTCGCCAAGGAACTGGGAAGTAGAAATATCAGGGTGAATTCCATTATTCCGGGTTTGACGGAAACAGAAGGAGCGCATAAAGTCGGCATATTTGAGAGTGGTCTTAGCGAGAAGATTATAGGCAATACTGCTTTAGGCAGACTGGGGCAGCCGGCGGATATCGGGAAAGTGGCTGTTTTCCTGTGTTCTGATGACGCATATTGGATTACAGGCGAAAAAATTGCTGTTTCAGGCGGATATATAATGTAAATAAGCGCAATTGACAGCGGAGGAAGCAGTTAAGAAAATTACCTAGTTTTACATCTTTAAAAACGAGGATGCATGAATTTCTACACACGCAAATGGGTAAAACCAGAAGATCTCAATGCGCATGGTACTTTGTTTGGTGGCAGCTTACTGCGGTGGATCGATGAAGAAGCGGCCATTTATTCCATTATTCAGTTAGGGACAAACCGTTGTGTGACCAAGTACATGTCGGAAATCAATTTTATCAATTCTGCCCGTCAGGGGGATATTGTGGAATTGGGCATTAAGGCGGTACATTTTGGCCGGACATCGCTGACGCTGACCTGTGAGGTACGGAACAAGATCACCCAGAAGAGTATCCTGACCATCGACAAGATCGTGTTTGTGAGTGTGGACGAGAAAGGGCAGCCTACGCCGCATGGCAGAACGAAGATCACTTACACCGATGAACGGCTGCGGGAAGACGAGGAATAGGCATCAGCCTTTTCGATAAACTAAAAATGCAGCAGCGGGGGAACCACTGCTGCATTATCTTTTTTAATCCGTTAAAAAAGAGTGGGTAAACTACAACGGACCAGGCCGGTTAATTATTCGCTCGTGGAGTTCAGCGTGAGGCAGGAGGTTTTTCAATCCAATATCCTTTTCATGGTCACTGCAAATGAACTCTGTGAAGCAAAAGTACTTACCTGTAGCGGATCTTCGGCATTTGTAGCATCTACATGCCTACTACAATCTGTTTTTTTACCTATCTACAAAACCTCTACAAGTTGTATTTTTGACGCATGAACCATATCCTAAAATTGAGGCTGACAATAGTGTTTGTAGCCCTGTTCTCCCTGCTGACGGCCGGTAGTTTTGCACAAACGGTACGGGATTCCCTGCAAAAGGTGTTGCAACAGCCGGGACTTACACCGGAAGAGCAGGTGATGACCCGGATCAGAATGGGAAGGGCATTGGTGGACGGCAGCCGGAAAGATGCCATTGCCAGTACACAAACGGCCTTGCAGATGAGCCGTACACTTAAAGACCGTAAATATGAAGCACTGGCGCATTCCGCGCTGGTGTCGCTGGAATATACCGCAGAAGACACGGCCCTGGCGTCGCATCACCTGGACAGCGCCTTCCTGTTTGCCCGCGAGTCGGGCGACCAGCTGACACTGGCCAGTGTATGGTACCGCAAAGGATGGCTGGAAAACCGTACCGGGAAGCCTCATGAAGCCGTGAAAAGTTTCCAGGAGTCGCTGAAGCTGGGCAAAGGCCTGCCCGGCAACATCTACGAAACCAACGTATATTATAACCTGGCCTCTATTTATGCCGACTGGAATGACACTGAAACCCAGTACCGCTATGCGAAAGCTTGCCTGGCTTCTGCCCTGACACGTTCTGACCCGGACGATATCTGTAATGGTTACCAGGCCATGGCCACCAGTTTTGAATACCAGTTTAACGGTGATAACAGCAAACGGGAGTTGCTGGATTCTGCTCTTTATTACAACCGCAGGGCCATTGCCATTTATGAAGCCAATGCGCCAAGTATCAGCTTTCATAGTATGGTCGCGCTGCTGGCACTGAACACCGCCAATTTGTATGACCAGTATTTTCCGCGTACCTACCGCGACAGCGCCCAGCATTACCTGGACATTGCCCTGAAGATCGGTAAAGAGACCGATCAGCAGGAAGTGGTGGCCAGCTGCTATGGTATGATGAGCACCTTCGCCTCAAATGACGGGAACTACAACCGGGCATCAGACCTGCTGCTGGCCGGATTGATAGCGCTGAAAACCTATCCCGCGCCGGACAACCGGCTGATGGCCCACCTGATGGAAGCTTTGTCAGAGGTGGCAGAGAAGAAGGGCGACTTGCCCAAGGCGCTGGAATATGCCCGGGAATACAGTAAGTATTACGCCAAAGCCTTTGATGTGGACCGTATGGCCATCGCCAAAAAGCTGGAAGCCCAGTACCAGGCGCGGCAA
This window contains:
- a CDS encoding helix-turn-helix transcriptional regulator translates to MNHILKLRLTIVFVALFSLLTAGSFAQTVRDSLQKVLQQPGLTPEEQVMTRIRMGRALVDGSRKDAIASTQTALQMSRTLKDRKYEALAHSALVSLEYTAEDTALASHHLDSAFLFARESGDQLTLASVWYRKGWLENRTGKPHEAVKSFQESLKLGKGLPGNIYETNVYYNLASIYADWNDTETQYRYAKACLASALTRSDPDDICNGYQAMATSFEYQFNGDNSKRELLDSALYYNRRAIAIYEANAPSISFHSMVALLALNTANLYDQYFPRTYRDSAQHYLDIALKIGKETDQQEVVASCYGMMSTFASNDGNYNRASDLLLAGLIALKTYPAPDNRLMAHLMEALSEVAEKKGDLPKALEYAREYSKYYAKAFDVDRMAIAKKLEAQYQARQREQELVTLQEKAAFNRKLNIVYIGLIIACLVALLYLFRSYHFRLQSTIQQQKLLEKEKQDGVLQIRLKEEEALRLQLEKQEAELQARLQAEEAARLQAEQQLIQTQKEQLQKDLLAGTLQVEQKNELLESLQEKLKEKAVQPDLAKQITRMIETHKRMDKNFETTRTEFENIHPEFFRKLQEKAGNSLTKLDLKHCSYISIGLSTKEIASHLGVAPKSILMSRYRIKQKLGLGKEEGLDAYLMAWRENNPLTEDAAG
- a CDS encoding acyl-CoA thioesterase, which codes for MNFYTRKWVKPEDLNAHGTLFGGSLLRWIDEEAAIYSIIQLGTNRCVTKYMSEINFINSARQGDIVELGIKAVHFGRTSLTLTCEVRNKITQKSILTIDKIVFVSVDEKGQPTPHGRTKITYTDERLREDEE
- a CDS encoding DUF4254 domain-containing protein, encoding MFTTTSNSIFDRSIQDYHRYNDVHQAISNPYEKSSIEHLLYMKNWIDTVQWHLEDIIRDPQINPVEALEIKRWIDRSNQERTDVVEYIDSYFLEQYKDIKPAADAVINTESPAWAIDRLSILALKIYHMQEEATRADATPEHREACQRKLNILLEQRTDLSTAIETLLADIAAGRKYMKVYKQMKMYNDPSLNPVLYKGEK
- a CDS encoding SDR family NAD(P)-dependent oxidoreductase; amino-acid sequence: MELKLKSKVIIVTGASKGIGAGIAKELAAAGASVVVNYVSNETDAGTVVDFIRSKGGVAVAIRADVSKQKDVQQLFRQAMNEFGKIDGVVNNAGVYAFSSIEDITEDVFRRQFDINVLGTILTVRESLKYFKDGGNIINIGSMGTRNFDAGTAVYTATKGAVDALTSVFAKELGSRNIRVNSIIPGLTETEGAHKVGIFESGLSEKIIGNTALGRLGQPADIGKVAVFLCSDDAYWITGEKIAVSGGYIM
- a CDS encoding winged helix-turn-helix transcriptional regulator, with product MENKSETCQPTCSVDYAFRRIGGKYKGRILWYLHEHKTLRYGALKRILCDVTTKMLTQTLRELETDNLINRKVYHEVPPKVEYSLTETGRELIPFIEYLRQWGDRQIEKENKNSQTYQL
- a CDS encoding glycosyltransferase family 9 protein, whose amino-acid sequence is MAITTTILVTRLSALGDVAMTIPVMKQVLDENPQVQIIFVTNKNWGALCAGIPRLVFFPADVKGAHKGVPGLYRLFRSISRQYRIDAVADLHNVLRSRIVRTFFRLTGKPVAAIDKGRAGKKALTRKENKILEPQTSTIERYAIVFRQLGLHCTMGTQPVFAPQPLPERVLAVTGVKDARSWIGLAPFATYREKMYPLAKMEMALAALVKGGTCRVLLFGGGKAEVEQLNELAARYPQAMSVAGCFTLEEELALISQLDLMISMDSANMHLASLYGVKVVSVWGATHPYAGFMGYGQSEQHAVQITDLTCRPCSVFGNKPCFRGDHACMEWIKPEQITEKVIGLIR